GCCACAACCTCAACCTCGTCACCCCCACCCACTACGCCCCCCACATCCTGCTGGCCCTGGACGAGGCGGCCGGGAAGGGACTCCGGCTGCCGGTGGTCTACAACACCTGCGGCTGGGAGCGCCTGGACGTTTTGAAACTCCTGGACGGGGTGGTGGACGTCTACCTCCCCGACTTCAAGTACGCGGACGCCCGGCGGGCGGAGCGTTACTCCGCCGGGGCCGGGAGCTACCCCGAGGTCACCCGGGCCGCCCTGCGGGAGATGCACCGCCAGGTGGGGACGGCCCGGCCCGGCCCGGACGGGCTGATCCGCCGGGGTCTCATGATCCGGCACCTGGTCATGCCCGGCGGGGCGGAGGACTCGATCCGGGTGGTGGACTGGGTGGCGGACCACCTGCCGGCGGACACCTACCTCAACCTGATGTCCCAGTTCACCCCCGTCTTCAAGGCCGCGGAGTACCCCGAGATCGACCGCCGGATCACCCGCGCCGAGTACCACGCCGTGGTCCGGCACGCGAAAGACCGCGGCCTGACCCGCCTCGAGATCCAGGGCTACCCGCGCTGAACGGAAAGAAACCTTCACGAAAAGTGAAACCGGGGAAGATGGCCGAAGCCGGGTCCCTCTACCGGAAGGAACTGCTTTCCGCCGTTCAGAAGGGGGACCACCTCGATCGAGCGGTCGCCGCTCGGGACCCTTTCGGAGCCCTGTCCGGCCAGGATCGTCAGACGCGACGCCCCCAGCTCTTCCGCCGCCTCGGTCAGGGCCTTGATCTCCCGCCGCCGCGTGTCCTCCCCCTCGAGGGCGCAGGCCACCTGGACCAATTCCTCCACCCCGGTGCCGCGCCGGATCAGGAAATCGACTTCCCGGTCGTTGCGAGCCCTGTAGTGAATAACACGAATATACGCGAATTTATAACACGAATAATATCTATTGATTGTTGATTTCTGATTCGCGTTCATTCGCGTGATTCGCGGGTAAGATGCGACTTTTTGCGGGGGTGTCAATTTTCACCAGCCGGGCAGGTGTTTTTTGAACACCTTGGCGGCCAGGTTCAGTCCCCTGTCCCTCGCCGTGTTGCCGTAAAGCGGCTGGGCGGTGAAACCGTGCCACTCCTGGCCTGGCCTCCGGTTCAGCCCGGATTCCAGCCCCCAGGCCAGTCCGGCCAGGAGCGGGCCTCCCAGGCAAAACACGACCCAGAGCGGCAATACGGGATGGTAGACGTACAGGGTCGCCAGGGAGAGGACCAGGCAGACCAGGCCGGCATTCAGAACGGAAAGCCGCCGGGACCGGGCGCCCCAGGCAAGCAGGACGAGGGGGAACAGCACGGTGGCCGCGATGGAGAAAAGGGAATACCAGGGCCCGGGGCCGTCCGCCAGGGCCGCCAGGGGCCCCCGGGGATGAAGGGAGGCGTTGGGGTTGAAGAGCCATCGCTCCTCGAGGACGTACCGGTTCACGGCCGCATAGATCGTCACCAGGGACGTCAGCAGCAGAATCCCCCCGCTCTCGCGCCGGGTCGCCGACGCCCCGCGTCGAAGGAAGCCGCTGCCCGCGCCCAGGAGCAACCCGCCGAGGAACCAGGCCCCGGGATGGCCGACGGACAGGTGGATCTGGAGGAAGAACGCGGACACCGCCAGGAGGGTGAACAAGCCGCGACCCCATCGCCAGGCGGCCAGGCCGAAGACGACCAGGCCGGACACACCGGACAGGTTCGACGGTCTCTCCACGTTGAACCACCCCAGTGAGGCGACGAGGCCGCTCGCGAGGAACAGGGCCCCCCAGAACTGGGCGGCCAGGACCATGCCCTCCTTGCCCAGGCCGCTTTTCCGGTCCAGCCGATCGCCGTCCAGGCACAGGACCGTTCCCAGGAGAATCAGCGGAAAGGCCGGTTCGAGCCGGTCGAGCGCGACGAACGTCAGCGCCCCCGTGCCGGCCAGCAGGAGCAGGCTGCCCAGGGTGACCAGCAAAAAGAAAGCGACGGTCAGGATGACGGAATCGGGGGGGCCTCCGTCGGGATAGCGCGCCAGGATCGCCTGGAGGGTGTCCGAAGACAGCGCTCCGGCCTCGTGCCAGGCCCGGGCCGCTTTCGTGACCGCCCGGTTGAACGCGAGACGCGGATCGGGTTTCATGGCTCCTCCCCCATTTTGTGAACGGAGAAGATCAGCAGAGCGAGGGCTCCGATGATCACCGGGGACACCACGTACCGGAAGACGTCCCCCGTCAGCACCAACGCGAGCAGCCGCAGGACCCCAACACAGAAAACGAGGTAGCCCATCACGAAATCGACCGGGACCCGGCGCCGGATCCCGGCAAGGGACGTGACCGTGCCGGCGGCCAGGAGCAGCAGGAGCCAGGGCAGGTAACCGGACGGGTCGTACGTGCCCGACATCGCCCCGGTGGACAGGAGAAAGAAGCCGCCCCGTTCCCACACGGATGCGAAGTGCGGTTTTCGTTTCAGACGGCGGGACAGGAAACCGACCAGCAGGAAGAGCGCCCCCAGGAGGGATGCATTCCAGCGGAAGTCCACGAGGGACAGGTTCTCCCGGAGGGAGAGAGAGGGGATGACGGCCGCGCCGCGCCAGGCCGCCAGGGCGGAGAGCCCCAGGGAGAGGGCGGTGCAGGAGTCGAAACGGTAGGCGGCCCAGAGGTCGATCAGGCCGACGGCCAGAAGGTAGACGGGCCACCGCGTTCCGGCCAGGTGGAACGTCGCTTCCCCATAGGCCAGCGCGGCGGCGAGGAGGAGCAAGCCGAGCTGCAGCACGAAATCGAGGGAGGTGACCGGGGTGGGGGTCTCGTTCCAGGTGAACGGGGCCGCCTTCCGCCACACCCAGGCGATGCAGGCCAGCGCGGCGGCCGCGATGACGAGCAGGACCGGCAAAGCCCCGAGCAGCGTTTTGTTTTCCGCCATGAACAGGCTGGCCCCGGAGGCCGTCAGGGTTATCCCGATCCCCACGACCAGGCGCAACTCGGTCTGCACCGAAACGAGCCGGCCGGCCGCCACCCGGCGGAAGCGATCCGCCTGGGCCGGGTCCAGGACACCGTCGTGTTCCAGTTCATCGATGGCCGTCAACACTTCGTGATTCATCATTCCGCCATGGGCCGGCCCGGTCGGGAGACGGCCCCGCCGGCCCGGGACGGGTTTACCGCCGGCGCCCGCCGAAACTTCGGCCGCCGCCCCAGCTCCTCTGGCCGCCGCTGCGGCGCCAGGAGTCGTACTGCTTCTGGCGCTGGACGGACTCGGAGCGCGCGCGCTGGTCCCGGTTGAGCTGATCCACGTTCCGGGAACGCTCGCCGGACCCGGACGGCTGGGTCCCGGCCCGGTTGGACGCCCGGGCGTCCCCTGACCGGTTCGACCGTTCGTCCCCGGACTTGTTCGCCCGGGCCTCGGACCGGTCTACGTCGTTCCAGGACCCGTCCTCGTACTTCTGCCAGCCGTCCTCGGTTTTCTTATACACGTTGCCGTCGTGACCGGCGTAAACGTTGTTGTCGGCGTCCTTGACGACGGTGGTCCTGCCGTTGTCGGTCACGACCCGCCCGCCCTTGGCGCCGGACGACGTCTCGAAGCCGGCCGCCGTCCCCCGGGAGTCGGAGTAATGGCCCGTGCGGACCCAGTCGTCCCCCCGGGTCACCACGGACTGGCCCCACTGGGCGTAGGGGGTGGACCGCTGGTAGGTCGCCGCGCCGGTCCCCGTGCGGGGATTGTACGCCTGGACGAACCCGCCGCTCCCGTAGGGGCCGTAGGCCGCCGCGCCCCGGGCGTAGGTGCCGGTGACCGGGTTGTAGGCGGCGGCGTAGCCGCAGCCGCCGTAGGGCCCGTAGGCGAACGCGCCCCGGCCGTACATGCCGGTGTAGGGGTTGTAGTAGGCCGCCACCCCGAAGGTGTAGGGGTAGGGATAGTAGATCGGGTAATAGAAGCCGGCAGGATAGTACCAGTAGGGCGGGTAGTAGTACCCGGTGCCGTACACCACGCAGCCGTAGGCGACGTAGCAGCCCATGTAGCCGGCGGTGTACCCGACCGTCACCGTCTCGGGGGTCGATTCGTACACGGTGACGTAAGTCACGTTGTACTTGGGGTTCTCGGGCGGGATGGTGTAGATCTCCTTCGGCACGCTGTCCGCCACCACCCAGGGCCCCTTGGGGGAGGACGCCGTGAACCAGACCGCCTGGTAGCAGACGTAGTAGCGCTGCCCCAACTGGATCACGTCGTACGGGGTGTTGACGGCGTAGGCCAGCGACGTGCCCTCGATGGGCTTGAACTCGGGTTCCCCGCTGTACACCACCTCGACCTTGACGTCGGCGCGCTTGACCTCGGCCTTGTGAGGCGCCTGGGCCAGCATCACCGCCTCCTTCGCCTCGGGGGTGCCGGGGACCGAGGCGCGGACGGAGGCCCGGGGGTGATCCTTGGGGATCTTCGCGAAATCGGCCGGCAGCCGGTTGCTGGCCAGGACCCAGGGGCCCTCCAGGGAGGCGGCGCGGTACCACCGGCCCGCCACCAGGAAGAACCAGGCCTTGCTCGCCTTCTCCTGGAACAGCTCGCTCTCGGTGTTGGTGACCCACCTCAAGCCGGTGCCCTTGATGTCCTTCAGCTTGGGCTTCCCCTCCAGGAGGATCAACTCCGCCGGTTTGAAGCTGACGTATACCCGGGGCATCTTGTCCCGGGCAAGGGTTTTGCCGGGAAGGCTCTTGTGCACCTCCGACCAGCTGTCGGTCTTGGGGATGTCCCAGAAGCCCCTGGGCAGCTTGCCCGCCGGGGCCCAGGGGCCCGTGGGCGCGGGGGCCTG
This Acidobacteriota bacterium DNA region includes the following protein-coding sequences:
- a CDS encoding radical SAM protein, with amino-acid sequence MNGRNRRELLRDSIALALAGLGPAGFGGCREASPGQPARGDANGGEREGNGGGPAFQPACLALHRRGELKRRGEQLWQSMKHCRLCPRECGAARLDGQAGFCGATTRLDVASHYPHRGEERPLSGSRGSGTVFLTHCGLRCVFCINWEISHGGQGTPCRVPDLAAMMLDLERRGCHNLNLVTPTHYAPHILLALDEAAGKGLRLPVVYNTCGWERLDVLKLLDGVVDVYLPDFKYADARRAERYSAGAGSYPEVTRAALREMHRQVGTARPGPDGLIRRGLMIRHLVMPGGAEDSIRVVDWVADHLPADTYLNLMSQFTPVFKAAEYPEIDRRITRAEYHAVVRHAKDRGLTRLEIQGYPR